From the genome of Streptomyces ficellus:
CGTGTTCGTCAAGGCCGGGAACATGGACCTGAAGGTGCCGCTGACGTGGCAGACGTACGGCGAGACGTACCGGGTCACCACGCAGCCTGCCGGTAGTCCTTGAGGAAGACCCCGGAGACCGGCGCCCCCGCCTCGCCGCGCACGATCGGATCGTAGACGCGGGCGGCGCCGTCCACGACGTCCAGCGGGGTCCGGACGCCCGCCGCGGCTATGCGGGCCTTGCGGGGCGCGGGGTTCTCGTCGGTGATCCAGCCGGTGTCGACGCTGCACATGTGGACGCCCTGCGTGGCGAGGTGCTCGGCACTGGTGCGGGTGAGCATGTTGAGCGCCGCCTTGGCCATGTTGGTGTGCGGGTGGCCGGCCGTCTTGTTGCGCACCGCGAACCGGCCCTCGACCGCGCTGACGTTGACCACGTAGCGGCGCGGGTGCGGGGACGCCAGCAGCAGCGGCAGCAGGCGGTCGCACAGCAGCGCGGGCGCCAGGGCGTTGACCAGCTGCGTCTCCAGCACCTCGGCGGGGTCCAGCTCACCGAGGCGCACGGACCAGGAGTTGCGGGGCGCGGGGTCGGGCAGCAGCCCGGTCGCCTCGTCCGCCACACCGTCGAGTACGAGGGCGAGGGCGCCGCTGCCGGGCGCGGGCGGGGCGGTGGCGTAGCCGGGCGCCGCGATGACCCCGGCGGGCGGCTCGCCCGGCTCGCCCGCGTGGAGCGCGGCGTACGACTCGGGCGGGCGCCGGATCGTCTGGGCGGCGTTGTTGACCAGGATGTCGAGGGGGCGGCCGTCGGCGAGGAGCCGCTCGCACAGGCCCAGGACCTGGCGGGGGTCCCGCAGGTCGATCGCGACGACGGTGAGCCGCTCCAGCCACCGCGCACTGCCCTCGGCGGCGCGGAAGCGGCGCAGGGTGTCCTGCGGGAAACGGCTGGTGACGAGGAGTTCGGCGCCGTCGCGGAGCATCATCAGCGCGAGCTGGAACCCTATCTTCACGCGCCCGCCGGTGAGCAGCACCCGGCGGCCGGTCAGGTCGGTGGACAGGGCGCGGCGCGTGGCGTTGTCCTCGGCGCAGGCGGGGCAGAGGCGGTGGTAGAAGGCGTCGGCCTGTCGATAGAGCGCCTTGCAGACATAGCAGTGGCGTGGTGCGAGGAACTCCCCCACCTCGCCCCGGCGGGTGGCCAGCGGCGCGTCCTCGGGCCGGTCGAGGGCTCCGGTGGCGGTGGCGGCGCTGAGCCGGGCGTCGGCCGCGGACCGCGCCTGCTGCCGGGCCTTGCGACGCTTGTTGCGGCTCTCGCGGGCGAACCCGGCGGCGAGCTCCTCGCCGCGCATCCGCAGGGGGTCGTCCAGCGGCAGGGCGCGCAGCCGCCCCACCGTACGGCCGAACACGGCCAACTCGTCGTCCGTCACCGCGCTGTGCTGCTGCTCCATGCGCATGTGATCTTAGGCGAGTGCGGATCGTCCCGGCATCCGGTTAAGTCCCGGGCGGGCGGGGCCGGGGCCCAGGGGCCGGGATGGGCCGGGCCGGTCAGCGTTCCTGGCGCCGGAGCGCGTACCGCTCCTTCTCCGACAGGCCGCCCCAGACACCGAAGCGTTCGTCGTGGGTGAGGGCGTACTCGAGGCAGGCCTCGCGGCCCTCGCAGGCGGCGCACAGGCGCTTGGCCTCGCGGGTGGAGGCCCCGGGATCCGGGAAGAAGAAATCGGGACCCGTCTGGGCGCACAGGGCGGTTTCCTGCCAGGCCAGTTCTTCGTCGGTGGGAGCGGTGCGGTTGATCGGCATGACGGACACGCTGCCCGGTTCCGATAAACGCGACGTCAACGACTGATCAACGCCGGGCCGGCCCGTCCCCGTACGCCGTCGCTCCGCAAGCATGGGCCCCCGGGGACGTGCCCGGCAAGGAGTTCCGGCGGGGTGTCCCGGGCGTCATGGCTGCTGCGGCGTGCTGGTGATGAGCGCGAAGCGGGCGCCGTGGGGGTCGGTGAGGGCGGCGAACCGGCCCACGCCGCCCATCTCGGTCGGGGCCTGGCGGACGCTGCCGCCCAGGCGTTCCGCCTTCGCGGCCGTCCCGTCGGTGTCGAGCACCTCGAAGCAGGGCGTCCAGTACGCACCCTCCGGCGAGCCGGCCGAACCGGTGCCGAGGGGGACCACCCCGCCGAACGCGGCGTCGTCGTCGCCGCCCGCCGGGGCGAGCAGGATGTACGAGTCGACGCCGTCGGGCCAGGGGACGGACGACGACTCGATGCCGAGCACCGCTCCGTAGAAGGCCATCGCGGCGGCCGTGTCCCGCGTGTACAGCTCCAGCCAGCACAGCGAGTTGGGGTCGTTGACCACGTCCAGTCCGCGCGTGGCGTCGCCGGGCTGCCGGACGGCGAATCCGGCGCCCGCCGGGTCGGCGAAGACGGCCGTACGGCCGAGGCCCGCCACGTCCGTCGGCCCCGCGAGCACGGTCCCGCCACCGTCGCGCACGGCCGTGGCGGTCGCGTCGGCGTCGGGCGACTGGAAGTGCACCGTCCAGGCGGGCGGGCCCTCCCCCGGCGGGGTGGCCGTGCCGCCCGCGACGGTCCTCCCGTCGAGCTGGAACACCCCGTGCCCACCCGCCTCGGCACCGGCCGGCCGGAACCGCCAGCCGAACAGGGCGCCGTAGAACGACTCGGCCTCCTGGAGGTCCGGCACGCCGAGGTCGAGCCAGTTCGGCGAGCCGGTGAGGTAACGGGTGGTCAGCATAGGCCCGAGTCTGCGGGGACCGCCGCACCCCCGCATCCAGAGGGCGCCCGCACGAATGACCGGCGCGCCGGGACGACCGGTCTTCGGCCGAGCGACGCCAGGACGCCCGGCCGGCCCTCGGCTGGCCGACGCTCGGGAGCCAAGAACCCGCGCGCGGCCTCCTCAGCCCGGTGCCCGGCCGCGCCCGGCCCCCGGCTCGTGAGCGTCCTCCTGCTAGAACACCGGCATGACCTACCGATTCACCGCGCGCGTCGCCACCACCGAGATCGACCCCGACGGGTACTTCACCGAGGCCGCACTCGCCGAAGGGGAGGACGGAAGCGGTTTCAACTTGATGTTCATGGCCGGGGAAGAGGAGCCCGATGATCAGGAGGTCGCCCTGGGGATGGACACACACTGCCTGGTCACGCCCGGGCAGGGCACCGCGTACGGCTGTGTGCGGGAAGCCGCCATGGAGGGCGACGTTCTCCGCGTCTCGCTCGACCCCGCGGCCCTGGAGGATCTGCGGCTGACGGAGCACGAGATCGAGGCCGTCATCGAAGCGCCGGCCGCGGACGTGAGCCGGTTCCGTGAAGTCCTCGCCCAGGTGCTCGGATACGGGCGCGCCGACGCGGTGCCCACACGTTCGGGCCTCTGACCTGCCCACCGGGCACCTGCGCCAGCGGTACGAGCCGGCGCCCGCGCTCAGTGCGCCGTGTGTCCGGCGCCGGGTGGTGCCGCCGGGTCTCCCGGTGGGGGCGCGGTGTGGTGCGGGTCGTGGCCGGGGATCGTGCCGTCCGGTTTGGCGACCAGGAAGAGGCCGGCCATGCCCATGTCGGAGTGGCTCTGGACGTGGCAGTGGTACATCCAGGCCCCGGCGCCCACGCCCTCTCCGGCGATGATCTGGAAGCCGAAGGAGTCGGCCGGGCCGGTGATCTTGTTGTCGATGACCTGGCTGGGGTCGTCGGGGCCGGTGAGTATGCCGGTGCGGTTGTCGGCCCACCGGTGTCCGTGCATATGGAAAGTGTGGTAGTACTCGCCGTGCGTGATCATGATGATCTCGACCCGGTCGCCCACCGTGGCCCGGAAGTCGGGACTCCGGTGTCCGGGCCGGTTGTTGATCGTCATGTCGTTGAAGACGATCGTGAACTGTTTGTCCGGCAGGACGTCCCCCTTGCGCCGCACGACGACCGGCCCGTACAGCCCCTTGCGGATGCCGCCCGTGC
Proteins encoded in this window:
- a CDS encoding SDR family NAD(P)-dependent oxidoreductase — protein: MEQQHSAVTDDELAVFGRTVGRLRALPLDDPLRMRGEELAAGFARESRNKRRKARQQARSAADARLSAATATGALDRPEDAPLATRRGEVGEFLAPRHCYVCKALYRQADAFYHRLCPACAEDNATRRALSTDLTGRRVLLTGGRVKIGFQLALMMLRDGAELLVTSRFPQDTLRRFRAAEGSARWLERLTVVAIDLRDPRQVLGLCERLLADGRPLDILVNNAAQTIRRPPESYAALHAGEPGEPPAGVIAAPGYATAPPAPGSGALALVLDGVADEATGLLPDPAPRNSWSVRLGELDPAEVLETQLVNALAPALLCDRLLPLLLASPHPRRYVVNVSAVEGRFAVRNKTAGHPHTNMAKAALNMLTRTSAEHLATQGVHMCSVDTGWITDENPAPRKARIAAAGVRTPLDVVDGAARVYDPIVRGEAGAPVSGVFLKDYRQAAW
- a CDS encoding WhiB family transcriptional regulator; the encoded protein is MPINRTAPTDEELAWQETALCAQTGPDFFFPDPGASTREAKRLCAACEGREACLEYALTHDERFGVWGGLSEKERYALRRQER
- a CDS encoding VOC family protein; this translates as MLTTRYLTGSPNWLDLGVPDLQEAESFYGALFGWRFRPAGAEAGGHGVFQLDGRTVAGGTATPPGEGPPAWTVHFQSPDADATATAVRDGGGTVLAGPTDVAGLGRTAVFADPAGAGFAVRQPGDATRGLDVVNDPNSLCWLELYTRDTAAAMAFYGAVLGIESSSVPWPDGVDSYILLAPAGGDDDAAFGGVVPLGTGSAGSPEGAYWTPCFEVLDTDGTAAKAERLGGSVRQAPTEMGGVGRFAALTDPHGARFALITSTPQQP
- a CDS encoding Imm10 family immunity protein, which gives rise to MTYRFTARVATTEIDPDGYFTEAALAEGEDGSGFNLMFMAGEEEPDDQEVALGMDTHCLVTPGQGTAYGCVREAAMEGDVLRVSLDPAALEDLRLTEHEIEAVIEAPAADVSRFREVLAQVLGYGRADAVPTRSGL
- a CDS encoding multicopper oxidase domain-containing protein; amino-acid sequence: MDRRSFNRRLLAGGAVAATGVTSLSLASATDAASAETPPPTAPAGGQVRHLRLYAEKLPDGQMGYGLEKGKATVPGPLIELNEGDTLHIEFENTMDVPASLHVHGVDYDVASDGTRANRSHVEPGATRTYTWRTHAPGRRKDGTWRAGSAGYWHYHDHVVGTDHGTGGIRKGLYGPVVVRRKGDVLPDKQFTIVFNDMTINNRPGHRSPDFRATVGDRVEIIMITHGEYYHTFHMHGHRWADNRTGILTGPDDPSQVIDNKITGPADSFGFQIIAGEGVGAGAWMYHCHVQSHSDMGMAGLFLVAKPDGTIPGHDPHHTAPPPGDPAAPPGAGHTAH